One Rhodococcus sp. P1Y DNA window includes the following coding sequences:
- a CDS encoding serine hydrolase domain-containing protein, producing the protein MTNTRSRAVFAIAAVAVLAMSACTSQQPTTGTPTTATDPDYAAQLRNAIPTVMTDNAIPGVVVMVQSPSKGDWTSTFGTAELGQDVPMAVDDYLRIGSNTKTMTSTVILQLVQEGALSLDDPISKFRPDVPGGDDITIADLSEMRSGLYSYTFDPAFNATLDAEPQKAWTADELLAIAFSHPANAAPNQVFDYSNTNIVLLGVVIEQLTGMSASEAFDKRIFEPLDLTHTHLPVPEDSSIPDTHPQGYQFGTNVETIDSYAVPAAQLPEALNGTLKPLDQTNANPSWAWTAGGAISTPTDLAAYVKALVGGGLLDENTQKLRLDSVQPMSSGSPKGLGYGLGIAQFAPGIFGHDGQLPGFSSFMAYNLDTGDTIIVGTNLSASPVDGQNAAVVIAKSIIGTLYGSSDVPGGSAATAPTSTSEAPK; encoded by the coding sequence ATGACGAACACGAGAAGTCGAGCCGTCTTCGCGATCGCCGCGGTAGCAGTACTCGCCATGAGCGCATGCACGTCGCAGCAACCGACCACCGGCACACCGACGACGGCGACCGATCCCGACTACGCGGCCCAGCTGCGGAACGCCATCCCGACAGTCATGACTGACAACGCCATCCCGGGCGTCGTCGTCATGGTCCAATCGCCCTCCAAGGGGGACTGGACCTCGACGTTCGGCACGGCTGAGCTCGGCCAGGATGTGCCGATGGCAGTCGATGACTACCTGCGCATCGGCAGCAACACCAAGACCATGACCTCGACCGTTATCCTGCAACTCGTGCAAGAGGGCGCACTCTCACTCGACGACCCGATCTCGAAGTTTCGGCCCGATGTGCCGGGCGGCGACGACATCACCATCGCCGATCTTTCCGAAATGCGCAGCGGGCTCTACAGTTACACCTTCGACCCGGCATTCAATGCCACGCTGGATGCGGAGCCGCAGAAGGCCTGGACGGCGGATGAGTTGCTCGCCATCGCCTTCTCTCACCCGGCCAATGCGGCTCCGAATCAGGTCTTCGACTACAGCAACACCAACATCGTGCTGCTCGGGGTGGTGATCGAACAGCTCACGGGAATGTCGGCCTCGGAGGCGTTCGACAAACGCATCTTCGAACCACTCGACCTCACGCACACTCACCTGCCGGTGCCAGAGGATTCGTCGATTCCCGACACCCATCCGCAGGGCTACCAGTTCGGCACGAACGTCGAGACCATCGACTCGTACGCCGTTCCCGCCGCGCAGTTGCCCGAGGCACTCAATGGAACCCTGAAGCCGCTCGACCAGACGAATGCGAACCCGTCCTGGGCGTGGACGGCCGGCGGCGCCATCTCCACCCCCACCGACCTCGCTGCCTACGTGAAAGCCCTTGTCGGCGGCGGCTTGCTCGACGAGAACACCCAGAAGCTGCGCCTCGACAGCGTGCAACCGATGAGCTCCGGCTCACCGAAGGGCCTCGGCTATGGCCTCGGGATCGCACAGTTCGCACCCGGCATCTTCGGGCATGACGGTCAACTGCCCGGCTTCTCCTCGTTCATGGCGTACAACCTCGACACGGGCGACACCATCATCGTCGGCACGAACCTCTCGGCCTCCCCTGTCGACGGACAGAACGCCGCAGTAGTTATAGCGAAGTCAATCATCGGCACGCTCTACGGATCATCCGACGTACCTGGCGGCTCGGCCGCCACCGCGCCGACGTCGACCTCGGAAGCACCCAAGTGA
- a CDS encoding ester cyclase, giving the protein MPGAGLDTRPEDVRVLLRRFIGEVINGRDLDRAIKDIVAEDDRIMAHSTWTGTHRREFMGIPATGH; this is encoded by the coding sequence ATGCCCGGAGCCGGATTGGACACTCGACCCGAGGATGTGCGCGTGCTCCTGCGGCGCTTCATCGGGGAGGTGATCAACGGGCGTGATCTCGACCGGGCGATAAAAGACATCGTCGCCGAGGACGACCGCATCATGGCGCACTCGACGTGGACCGGAACGCATCGCCGCGAGTTCATGGGTATCCCGGCGACGGGCCACTGA
- a CDS encoding helix-turn-helix domain-containing protein yields MLTKDAQSSTPLLPTLRAFLSVDGRKTESAEMLYVQRRTLYNRLARISKILGKSLDEPETRQRLLLTVKGLELLEGSAISSSRLSRGGAGFVR; encoded by the coding sequence TTGCTGACCAAAGACGCTCAGTCCTCGACCCCGCTTTTGCCGACGTTGCGCGCCTTTCTGAGCGTAGATGGCCGCAAGACCGAGTCTGCTGAGATGTTGTACGTGCAACGCCGAACGCTGTACAACAGGCTCGCTCGAATCTCCAAAATCCTTGGAAAGTCGTTGGACGAACCGGAAACTCGGCAGCGCTTGCTGTTGACAGTCAAAGGCTTGGAACTGCTCGAGGGCTCGGCTATCAGTTCGTCCAGACTGTCCCGAGGTGGTGCTGGTTTCGTCCGCTAG
- a CDS encoding oxidoreductase: MTTTIELPGGTWTLGDRTVSRFGYGAMQLAGPWVVGPPKDHDAAVTVLRQAVTSGITHIDTAETYGPRVVNELIREALHPYAPELFIATKAGGRRDAKGGWPAARKPDELETQIDDNLETLGVETLDLVHLRLGDANGPIPEDISEAFETLAGLQQQGLIRHLGVSNATAEQVAQAQSIAPIVSVQNMYNLANREDDTLVDRLAGEGVAYIPFFPLGGFSPLQSDALSAVAARLGASSMSVALAWLLRRSPNILLIPGTSSVAHLHENIAGTALTLSDDDLTELDQIAE; this comes from the coding sequence ATGACCACCACGATCGAACTCCCCGGCGGAACCTGGACCCTGGGTGACCGAACTGTTTCCCGTTTCGGGTACGGCGCCATGCAGCTGGCCGGCCCCTGGGTCGTCGGCCCGCCGAAAGACCACGACGCCGCGGTCACGGTTCTGAGACAAGCTGTTACGAGCGGCATCACTCACATCGACACCGCCGAGACATACGGGCCTCGCGTCGTCAACGAACTCATCCGCGAAGCCCTGCACCCTTATGCACCCGAGCTCTTCATCGCGACCAAGGCAGGTGGGCGCCGGGATGCGAAGGGAGGCTGGCCAGCTGCACGCAAGCCGGACGAGCTCGAGACACAGATCGACGACAACCTTGAAACGCTCGGTGTCGAAACGCTCGACTTGGTGCACTTGCGCCTGGGCGACGCGAACGGTCCCATTCCGGAGGACATCAGCGAAGCGTTCGAGACGCTCGCAGGCCTGCAGCAGCAAGGGCTGATTCGGCACCTCGGCGTCAGTAACGCCACCGCCGAGCAAGTGGCACAGGCACAGTCGATCGCTCCGATCGTCTCTGTGCAAAACATGTACAACCTAGCCAACCGGGAGGACGACACGCTCGTAGATCGACTCGCCGGCGAGGGGGTCGCCTACATCCCGTTCTTCCCTCTGGGCGGATTCAGTCCGCTTCAGTCCGATGCTCTCTCCGCCGTCGCCGCCCGGCTGGGCGCATCCTCGATGTCAGTTGCGCTGGCGTGGCTGTTGCGGCGCTCACCGAACATCCTGCTGATCCCCGGCACGTCGTCCGTGGCGCACCTGCACGAGAATATCGCCGGAACCGCCCTCACCCTCTCCGACGACGACCTCACCGAACTCGACCAGATCGCCGAATAG
- a CDS encoding winged helix-turn-helix transcriptional regulator yields MATMTAADKKAAAKTQYNAFLAACPSQQLLAQVSGKWVTLVLSALGSGPNCDGEPRPMRYSELARVLAGVSPKMLTQTLKSLERDGLVDRTAAATVPVTVTYELTDLGLSLHQTVRQLKLWSESHRDDVSAHQAQFDAARQPVPIGHSSASGSATSE; encoded by the coding sequence GTGGCGACCATGACAGCGGCAGATAAAAAGGCAGCCGCCAAGACGCAGTACAACGCGTTCCTCGCTGCCTGCCCGAGTCAACAATTGCTTGCGCAGGTGTCCGGCAAGTGGGTCACCCTGGTGTTGTCCGCGCTGGGCAGCGGACCGAATTGCGACGGCGAGCCGCGACCGATGCGCTACTCCGAACTGGCGAGAGTTCTGGCCGGTGTCAGCCCGAAGATGCTGACGCAGACGCTGAAATCACTGGAACGCGATGGTTTAGTCGACCGGACTGCGGCCGCGACCGTTCCTGTGACCGTGACATACGAACTAACTGACCTCGGGCTCTCCCTGCATCAGACGGTCCGGCAGCTCAAGCTCTGGTCCGAGAGCCACCGCGACGACGTGTCGGCACATCAAGCACAATTCGACGCTGCCCGACAGCCTGTCCCCATCGGTCATTCGTCAGCGTCGGGATCGGCGACCTCCGAATGA
- a CDS encoding DUF503 domain-containing protein encodes MWIGWIEVDVLLGDVHSLKEKRSVVRPVVSELQRKFAISAAEVDYLDLHRRTCIGASVVAADANHVTDVIDRIERSVSSRPELQVVAVRRRIIKADDV; translated from the coding sequence ATGTGGATCGGATGGATAGAAGTAGACGTCCTCCTCGGCGACGTACATTCGCTCAAGGAGAAACGATCGGTGGTGCGCCCTGTCGTCTCGGAGTTACAGCGGAAGTTCGCGATTTCGGCCGCAGAAGTGGACTACCTCGACCTGCACCGCCGAACATGCATCGGAGCCTCGGTCGTAGCGGCGGACGCGAACCACGTCACCGACGTCATCGACCGAATCGAGAGATCCGTCTCGAGCCGACCCGAACTACAGGTAGTCGCTGTACGACGACGAATCATCAAAGCGGACGACGTCTAG
- a CDS encoding FecCD family ABC transporter permease, translating into MKQSPTTAVRNTGAPPFASPQRFRALLGILGCVVVVIAAASVSIGAVTIGLGDIWGSVAQHLGMANTQSSTPINHQIVWQVRVPRTILAIVVGAGLAIAGVVIQVVVRNPLGDPYLIGIVPGASLGAVIVIVFGAGVLGGVSLSAAAFIGGLLAFALVFVFARRGGQWPPTRLVLAGVAVGYLVSSFTFFFQTIATPNQSQRVLFWSLGSIAGASWDSLLLPAVVIGAATMWLMWNSARLNALASGTDLGYSLGIDVARFQMTLMVVVSILTGVIVAEVGGIGFVGLVIPHIARLLVGADHRRVVATATLLGACFLPLSDIAARVLRAPAELPIGVVTSAIGAPFFLYLLVSSGRTATSR; encoded by the coding sequence ATGAAACAATCGCCGACCACTGCGGTGCGTAACACTGGCGCACCGCCCTTCGCCTCGCCGCAGCGCTTCCGCGCGTTGCTGGGGATCTTGGGCTGCGTCGTCGTGGTCATCGCGGCGGCGTCGGTCAGCATCGGCGCTGTCACCATCGGACTCGGCGACATCTGGGGTTCGGTCGCGCAACACCTCGGCATGGCGAACACACAATCGTCGACGCCGATCAACCATCAGATCGTCTGGCAGGTCCGCGTCCCACGCACCATCCTTGCCATCGTCGTCGGCGCGGGTCTCGCGATAGCCGGCGTCGTAATCCAGGTCGTCGTGCGCAACCCACTGGGCGACCCATACTTGATCGGCATCGTGCCGGGCGCGAGTCTGGGCGCGGTCATCGTCATCGTCTTCGGCGCTGGGGTGCTCGGCGGTGTGTCGCTGTCCGCGGCAGCCTTCATCGGTGGCCTCCTGGCGTTCGCGCTGGTGTTCGTTTTCGCCCGCCGCGGAGGGCAATGGCCACCGACCCGGCTCGTGCTGGCGGGAGTCGCCGTCGGGTACCTCGTCTCCTCGTTCACCTTCTTCTTCCAAACCATCGCGACCCCGAATCAGTCTCAGCGCGTGTTGTTCTGGAGCCTCGGCTCCATCGCCGGAGCATCGTGGGACAGTCTCCTGCTACCCGCGGTCGTCATCGGGGCGGCCACGATGTGGTTGATGTGGAACAGTGCCCGGCTCAACGCTCTGGCTTCCGGCACCGACCTCGGCTACTCCCTCGGCATCGACGTCGCACGGTTCCAGATGACGCTGATGGTCGTGGTCTCGATCCTGACCGGCGTCATCGTTGCGGAAGTTGGCGGCATCGGGTTCGTCGGCCTGGTCATCCCGCACATAGCGCGGCTCCTCGTCGGCGCCGATCACCGCCGCGTCGTCGCCACCGCGACACTGCTCGGCGCGTGCTTCCTACCGCTCTCGGACATCGCGGCCCGGGTGCTCCGTGCCCCCGCCGAACTTCCGATCGGGGTGGTGACCTCGGCCATCGGTGCCCCGTTCTTCCTTTACCTGCTGGTCTCATCCGGGCGGACGGCCACGTCGCGATGA
- a CDS encoding ABC transporter ATP-binding protein: MKLDAQGVVVAIDGTAILTDGVVHAESGSVVGLLGPNGSGKSTLLRTLYRALAPSAGTIVLGEDDLRRLSARESATRTAVVLQDDSPEFEFTAREIIELGRIPHNTGLRRFGAVDVAAVDAAVMAAGVAHLVDRQVSTLSGGERQRVFVARALAQQAPVLILDEPTNHLDISAQIDLLELLTATEATVVVALHDIDLAAAYCDTLFVMKSGALVAHGTPTDVLTTDMLREVYGVDSVIAVNPITGRPCVHFGPATRSRTDTRSNFDTRTESSQP, from the coding sequence ATGAAACTCGATGCACAGGGCGTCGTCGTTGCCATCGACGGCACCGCGATCTTGACCGACGGCGTCGTTCACGCCGAATCAGGTTCGGTGGTCGGCCTCCTCGGACCGAACGGCAGCGGAAAGTCCACGTTGCTGCGCACGCTTTACCGAGCCCTCGCACCGTCGGCCGGAACGATCGTGCTGGGTGAGGACGACCTTCGCCGCCTCAGCGCCCGCGAATCGGCGACCAGGACCGCGGTAGTGCTTCAAGACGATTCACCGGAATTCGAGTTCACCGCGCGTGAGATCATCGAACTCGGACGCATCCCGCACAACACCGGTCTGCGACGCTTCGGTGCGGTCGATGTCGCCGCGGTGGACGCCGCCGTGATGGCAGCAGGGGTCGCGCACCTCGTCGACCGTCAGGTCTCGACTCTCTCGGGCGGCGAGCGCCAACGCGTCTTCGTAGCTCGGGCCCTCGCACAACAAGCCCCGGTACTGATCCTCGACGAACCCACCAACCACCTCGACATCTCGGCGCAGATCGACCTCCTCGAACTACTCACCGCAACAGAGGCCACCGTCGTCGTCGCACTACACGACATCGACCTCGCCGCCGCCTACTGCGACACCTTGTTCGTCATGAAATCCGGGGCCCTCGTCGCCCACGGAACCCCCACCGACGTTCTTACAACGGACATGCTGCGCGAGGTCTACGGCGTCGACTCGGTCATCGCCGTCAACCCGATCACCGGCCGACCCTGCGTCCATTTCGGCCCCGCCACCCGAAGCCGCACCGACACTCGATCCAATTTCGATACCCGCACCGAAAGTAGCCAACCATGA
- a CDS encoding ABC transporter substrate-binding protein, producing the protein MKIAVRTGTCAAATILLLSACSSGQTETTAAGTEAESGTAAYPVTVASCGVDYTYDTPPERVLLGAPGVIATLDALGVADSAIGYTNGSYAFDGIDQFSGLTSNTEDYAPSREFLIGASPDLFLSNDEGQLGGQGSASPDDLNTAGGNLYVLGEYCQNTPAPTTIDAVYTDVEHLGTIYGVPDTAAEVVTSLRDRVTAARAKNTDTAPLSAAVVQSFDGKLYALSGSYYSAVVDALGMTNEFSGIDGNFAEITPEAALSAAPDVVLVQYAGSEADAATAVTDISALLANSPAVRNSRVYPQNEADFQAAGVRIVDAIENTADNVFGK; encoded by the coding sequence ATGAAGATCGCCGTACGTACCGGAACTTGCGCCGCTGCAACCATTCTCCTGCTGTCCGCCTGCTCGAGCGGACAGACCGAAACCACTGCCGCGGGCACCGAGGCCGAGAGCGGCACCGCGGCATACCCGGTGACCGTGGCCAGCTGCGGCGTCGACTACACCTACGACACCCCACCCGAGCGGGTACTGCTCGGGGCCCCGGGAGTCATCGCCACCCTCGATGCACTCGGCGTGGCCGATAGCGCGATCGGATACACCAACGGCAGCTACGCATTCGACGGCATCGACCAGTTCTCGGGCCTGACCTCCAACACCGAGGACTACGCGCCCTCGCGGGAGTTTCTCATCGGCGCATCACCGGATCTGTTCCTGTCCAACGACGAAGGACAACTCGGAGGCCAAGGATCGGCGAGCCCGGACGACCTGAACACCGCAGGAGGCAACCTCTACGTCCTCGGCGAATACTGCCAGAACACGCCCGCACCCACGACAATCGATGCCGTCTACACCGACGTGGAGCACCTCGGCACCATCTATGGCGTCCCGGACACGGCGGCGGAGGTCGTGACTTCGCTTCGCGACCGCGTCACTGCAGCACGAGCGAAGAACACCGACACTGCGCCGCTGTCGGCAGCGGTCGTCCAGAGCTTCGACGGCAAGCTCTACGCCCTGAGCGGGTCCTACTACAGCGCCGTCGTCGACGCACTCGGCATGACCAACGAATTCTCGGGCATCGACGGCAATTTCGCCGAGATTACCCCAGAGGCAGCCTTGAGCGCCGCACCTGACGTCGTCCTGGTGCAGTACGCCGGATCGGAAGCGGACGCCGCGACGGCCGTGACAGATATATCGGCTCTGCTCGCGAACTCACCAGCGGTGCGGAACTCCAGGGTGTACCCGCAGAACGAAGCCGACTTCCAGGCTGCCGGAGTCCGCATCGTCGACGCCATCGAGAACACCGCGGACAACGTGTTCGGCAAGTGA
- a CDS encoding MFS transporter codes for MSSTTARTSLGAAFRLMVLARTVAWFGTAVALVAFPLVIYRTTGSAAATALLTAVESAPYLLFGLFAGAVADRWRRRPTMVVTALVACAATASIPLAYWAATLSTAHVFVAAFVSATAMVFFDAAGFGLLPSLVPRARLADAVGQQTALATAITMAGPALGGVLIAASSPFAALALNAATFAVTGILLLWVREPPSAPRTEQPHLWRDIGHGVRFIFGHPLVRLLTLIGTGNSVAGGIMTGLLVVTAVQRYGVDEHGGELGLFFAALGAGTLISTALLPRLSRKFTAGTIAIAGLLVQAGAISVWMLATSPRLGVCALVVFQAAASTVIINGITVRHLVTPDELQGRVNTTARMLAWGGAPIGAGIAGALVGPIGLPATLVLAVGVTAANAFVAYLSSLRAVSARLHSNTP; via the coding sequence GTGAGCTCGACGACCGCTCGGACGTCGCTGGGCGCCGCGTTCCGACTGATGGTGCTCGCACGTACAGTCGCGTGGTTCGGAACCGCCGTCGCGCTGGTCGCCTTCCCTCTCGTCATCTACCGCACCACCGGAAGTGCTGCGGCCACTGCGCTTCTCACTGCTGTCGAATCGGCACCGTACCTGCTGTTCGGGTTGTTCGCCGGCGCCGTCGCCGATCGCTGGCGGCGTCGTCCGACGATGGTCGTCACTGCTCTTGTCGCGTGCGCTGCAACGGCATCGATACCTCTGGCGTACTGGGCGGCGACCCTATCGACTGCACATGTGTTCGTTGCGGCGTTCGTCAGCGCAACCGCAATGGTGTTCTTCGACGCCGCCGGTTTCGGCTTGCTGCCCTCGCTGGTGCCACGCGCGCGCCTCGCTGACGCGGTCGGGCAACAAACTGCGTTGGCGACGGCTATTACCATGGCCGGGCCAGCGCTCGGCGGTGTGCTCATCGCCGCATCGTCGCCGTTCGCAGCACTGGCCCTCAACGCCGCCACGTTCGCGGTGACCGGCATCCTGCTCCTGTGGGTACGCGAACCTCCATCCGCGCCGCGGACGGAACAACCTCACCTGTGGCGCGATATCGGTCACGGGGTGCGGTTCATCTTCGGTCACCCGCTGGTACGGCTGCTCACCCTGATCGGCACCGGCAACAGTGTCGCCGGCGGCATCATGACCGGACTCCTCGTCGTCACCGCCGTCCAGCGATACGGCGTCGACGAGCATGGCGGCGAACTGGGCTTGTTCTTCGCAGCCCTCGGTGCAGGCACATTGATCTCGACTGCACTGCTACCGCGATTGTCCCGAAAATTCACTGCAGGCACGATCGCCATCGCAGGGCTACTCGTACAAGCAGGCGCCATCAGCGTCTGGATGCTGGCCACCTCACCGAGGTTGGGAGTGTGCGCCTTGGTGGTCTTCCAAGCTGCAGCTTCGACGGTCATCATCAACGGCATCACCGTCCGCCATCTCGTGACCCCGGACGAGCTTCAGGGCCGCGTCAACACCACAGCCCGCATGCTGGCCTGGGGCGGAGCGCCCATCGGTGCAGGCATCGCCGGAGCCCTGGTGGGGCCGATCGGGTTACCCGCAACGCTGGTGCTGGCAGTCGGCGTCACCGCAGCCAACGCCTTCGTCGCTTACCTTTCCTCGCTGAGGGCAGTCAGCGCACGACTCCACTCGAACACCCCATAA
- a CDS encoding MerR family transcriptional regulator: protein MFSSFIPPRRVTIGGAAAFVGTTPRAIRHYHQIGLLPEPERGSDDRRRYGYDEMIRLLWIRRMADAGIALDDIRDAFADAAGTADSDVARILDRLEGSIVARQAELERQRIDVQRMRTQGSRLGLLSDVVSDRLSDLPEESLRQDDLDTLLVTERIFGAMGASIQASRFIALATHPDLRQDSDRVDAAEDALDDTVAVDDPRVAEVAVERHTFETALRAVIESSGLAQADDARFDAWDELHPASADDGADAGSACGSTSLAEAVRMMPYDISPARMRCMELVLTLDGPGTAV, encoded by the coding sequence ATGTTCTCGTCTTTCATTCCACCGCGCCGAGTGACGATCGGGGGTGCCGCCGCCTTCGTCGGCACCACGCCACGAGCGATCCGTCACTACCACCAGATCGGTCTGCTCCCGGAGCCCGAGCGGGGGAGCGACGACCGCCGCCGCTACGGCTACGACGAGATGATCCGGCTGCTGTGGATCCGCCGGATGGCCGACGCCGGCATCGCCCTCGACGACATCCGCGACGCCTTCGCGGACGCGGCCGGCACCGCCGACAGCGACGTTGCGCGGATCCTGGACCGGTTGGAGGGGTCAATCGTCGCCCGGCAGGCCGAGCTCGAGCGGCAGCGGATCGACGTGCAGCGTATGCGTACGCAAGGGAGCAGATTGGGACTGCTCTCCGATGTCGTGAGTGACCGCCTCTCAGACTTACCCGAGGAGTCGCTGCGGCAGGACGACCTGGACACCCTGCTCGTGACCGAGCGGATCTTCGGCGCGATGGGCGCATCCATCCAGGCGTCGCGCTTCATTGCCCTGGCCACCCACCCGGATCTGCGGCAAGATTCCGACCGGGTCGACGCCGCCGAAGATGCGCTCGACGACACGGTCGCCGTCGACGACCCCCGCGTGGCGGAGGTGGCCGTCGAACGGCACACCTTCGAGACTGCCCTCCGCGCAGTCATCGAGAGCTCCGGCTTGGCGCAGGCCGACGACGCCCGGTTCGACGCCTGGGACGAGCTGCACCCAGCGTCAGCCGACGACGGTGCCGACGCGGGCTCGGCGTGCGGATCGACGAGCCTGGCCGAGGCCGTCCGGATGATGCCCTACGACATTTCCCCTGCTCGCATGCGGTGCATGGAACTGGTCCTAACCCTCGACGGACCCGGCACGGCTGTCTGA
- a CDS encoding HpcH/HpaI aldolase/citrate lyase family protein, with the protein MNWVPPGPAWLFCPADRRDRYDKASARADVVILDLEDAVGAADKAGARESVVSTPLDPSRTIVRVNAHGTDDQAADLEAVKQTEYTTVMLPKCESAEQINALAPLNVVALIESPLGAMTVFDALAAENAIGAMWGAEDLVAAMGGNSSRLSGGQYRAVAQHVRSQTLLAAKARGVFALDSVFLDIPDLDGVRAEADDAVAVGFDGKVAIHPSHIPVIRDAYAPTSDDIEWATAVLDAVARNRGVFAFRGQMVDAPILAHARRIVARQG; encoded by the coding sequence GTGAATTGGGTTCCGCCGGGGCCGGCGTGGCTGTTCTGTCCTGCCGATCGGCGCGACCGGTACGACAAGGCCTCGGCCCGAGCCGATGTCGTCATCCTCGACCTCGAAGATGCTGTCGGTGCTGCGGACAAGGCCGGCGCTCGCGAGTCCGTGGTGTCGACTCCGCTCGACCCGTCGCGCACGATCGTTCGAGTCAACGCGCACGGCACCGACGATCAGGCCGCCGATCTCGAGGCCGTGAAACAGACCGAATACACGACGGTCATGCTGCCCAAATGTGAGTCCGCCGAACAGATCAACGCACTGGCACCACTGAATGTCGTCGCACTGATCGAGTCCCCGCTCGGTGCGATGACGGTGTTCGACGCCCTCGCCGCCGAGAATGCGATCGGTGCCATGTGGGGCGCCGAGGATCTGGTAGCCGCCATGGGCGGCAATTCGAGCAGACTGTCTGGCGGCCAGTATCGTGCTGTGGCGCAGCATGTTCGGTCGCAGACCTTGCTGGCAGCCAAGGCACGCGGGGTGTTTGCGTTGGACTCGGTGTTCCTCGACATCCCCGATCTCGACGGTGTCCGCGCGGAAGCCGACGATGCCGTGGCCGTGGGCTTCGACGGCAAAGTGGCCATTCACCCGAGCCACATCCCCGTCATTCGTGATGCCTACGCCCCGACGTCCGACGACATCGAATGGGCCACCGCCGTTCTCGACGCCGTCGCCCGGAACCGCGGAGTCTTCGCTTTCCGAGGGCAGATGGTCGACGCCCCGATACTGGCGCATGCCCGACGGATCGTCGCTCGTCAGGGCTGA
- a CDS encoding MaoC family dehydratase, which translates to MSNKRIRQRGLWFEEMELGTVYEHRPGRTITEADNTLFTTQTMNTQALHLDAAYSETTAFGQRLVNSMFTVSTLVGLSVTQLTQGTIVANLGFSEVSFPKPLFHGDTLYAETVISDKRESKSRPGEGIVTFTHTGRNQHGDIVAIAVRKTLVRMQPPEEAS; encoded by the coding sequence ATGAGCAACAAGCGGATTCGCCAACGCGGCCTCTGGTTCGAGGAGATGGAACTGGGCACCGTCTATGAACACCGGCCAGGTCGTACCATCACCGAGGCCGACAACACCCTGTTCACCACCCAGACGATGAACACTCAAGCCTTGCACCTCGACGCGGCCTACAGCGAGACAACAGCGTTCGGGCAACGACTGGTGAACTCGATGTTCACCGTCTCCACGCTCGTCGGGTTGTCGGTGACGCAGTTGACCCAGGGCACCATCGTGGCGAACCTGGGCTTTTCGGAGGTGTCGTTTCCCAAGCCGCTGTTTCACGGCGACACGTTGTACGCCGAGACCGTGATCTCGGACAAGCGTGAATCGAAGTCACGCCCCGGCGAAGGCATCGTGACGTTCACTCATACCGGCCGAAATCAGCACGGAGACATCGTCGCAATTGCAGTTCGCAAGACGCTCGTCCGAATGCAACCACCGGAAGAGGCGTCGTGA